In Zingiber officinale cultivar Zhangliang chromosome 8B, Zo_v1.1, whole genome shotgun sequence, a single genomic region encodes these proteins:
- the LOC122014041 gene encoding uncharacterized protein LOC122014041 yields MATDQQQITLKVFVNKTNNCVAFGESDLDFVDVLLSFLTLPVGTVVRLLNKQSSLGCFDKLYQSVEQLDEKYLMTAACKSMLTNPVNSSGIKCQKLKINIDATGELYICSSSCCSYSSLSYYSGLKCQCGYDMTKAITYDLNRDDVNYKEFHGVFVKGAKFVVTDALCITVIEDFISTLNECRNGDRNHLEERLVQIEREQVLSILKRSLISDTPLTDVLLQNEEDMTPEVSVPSVEKTVEIKSFDEEKMYKVLCALASQDFVDLIFSFLTFPLGSLKKHLGNRCRIGCLDNLYGSAERLRSSGYVVAGCEEKLLNPKLPPHFNCESQVIGVEEEKQVIYYICYYCCKLSDTFCKSHGHGRQAKLIDPKSRSRGTISSQGSYCQELTYMVTDQLVVTPLSLAEVISVRNEISDPIKMAELSIAEEEVLDFLGVVLTSNTALTDAFLESTIAVFASVDVREG; encoded by the exons ATGGCCACTGATCAGCAGCAAATCACTCTCAAAGTCTTTGTGAACAAGACCAACAACTGCGTAGCTTTTGGCGAATCGGACTTGGATTTCGTGGATGTTCTCCTCAGCTTCCTCACGTTGCCAGTCGGCACCGTCGTCCGTCTTCTCAACAAGCAGTCCTCCTTGGGTTGCTTCGATAAGCTTTACCAAAGCGTTGAGCAGCTCGATGAGAAGTATCTGATGACGGCTGCGTGCAAGTCGATGTTGACAAACCCAGTGAACTCATCTGGAATAAAATGCCAGAAACTTAAGATTAATATTGATGCAACGGGAGAGCTATATATATGCTCATCTTCTTGCTGCTCTTATAGTTCGCTGAGCTATTACTCAGGGCTCAAATGTCAGTGTGGTTATGACATGACGAAGGCAATTACATATGATCTGAATCGAGACGATGTTAATTATAAAGAATTTCATGGCGTATTCGTCAAAGGGGCTAAATTTGTTGTTACAGATGCTCTTTGTATAACTGTCATTGAGGACTTCATTTCGACTTTAAATGAGTGTCGCAATGGTGATCGTAATCATCTCGAAGAAAGATTGGTACAGATCGAACGAGAACAG GTCTTGAGTATTCTTAAAAGGTCCCTCATTTCCGACACTCCGCTAACTGATGTTTTATTGCAAAATGAAGAAGACATGACGCCAGAGGTTTCAGTCCCTTCGGTTGAAAAAACGGTTGAAATAAAGTCGTTTGATGAGGAGAAGATGTACAAGGTGTTGTGTGCTTTGGCGAGTCAGGATTTCGTTGATTTAATTTTCAGTTTTCTCACATTTCCTTTGGGTTCTCTGAAGAAGCACTTGGGCAATCGATGCCGGATTGGATGTCTTGATAACTTGTATGGTAGTGCAGAGCGTTTGCGGTCGTCAGGTTACGTGGTTGCAGGCTGCGAAGAGAAACTGCTTAATCCTAAGCTTCCTCCACATTTCAACTGCGAGAGTCAAGTCATTGGAGTGGAGGAGGAGAAGCAAGTTATCTATTATATATGCTACTACTGCTGCAAACTAAGCGACACTTTCTGCAAATCGCATGGCCATGGACGTCAGGCAAAACTTATAGACCCGAAAAGTAGATCCAGAGGAACAATTTCTTCACAAGGAAGCTATTGTCAGGAATTAACGTACATGGTTACCGACCAACTCGTAGTCACCCCACTATCCCTCGCTGAAGTCATTTCAGTCCGCAATGAAATCTCTGATCCAATCAAGATGGCAGAGTTGAGCATAGCTGAAGAGGAG GTTCTTGATTTTCTTGGTGTTGTTTTGACGTCCAACACAGCGTTAACAGACGCCTTCTTAGAAAGTACTATTGCTGTGTTCGCTTCGGTGGACGTACGAGAAGGGTGA